Proteins co-encoded in one Nitrospirota bacterium genomic window:
- a CDS encoding aminotransferase class I/II-fold pyridoxal phosphate-dependent enzyme, with product LICGVLQKAGLTPHIPQGAYYVLADVSRLPGDTGREKAMHLLTKTGVAGVPGEAFFNGPQGSNLIRLCFAKRDNELEEACVRLAKLKAL from the coding sequence CCTTATTTGCGGGGTTCTGCAAAAGGCCGGTCTAACACCGCATATCCCCCAGGGTGCCTACTATGTACTTGCCGATGTATCCCGCTTGCCGGGTGATACAGGCAGGGAGAAGGCGATGCACCTCCTTACAAAGACCGGTGTTGCCGGTGTGCCCGGAGAGGCTTTCTTTAATGGCCCTCAGGGCAGCAACCTGATTCGCCTTTGTTTTGCCAAGAGAGATAATGAGCTGGAAGAGGCGTGCGTGAGGCTGGCTAAACTGAAGGCACTCTGA